In Afipia sp. GAS231, a single window of DNA contains:
- a CDS encoding creatininase family protein, with the protein MTSPVPPRDWTDIHWPDVTAAEAARWIAVLPLAATEQHGPHLPLETDVMIGEAYLARVRELLPPAIPATFLPIQKVGISTEHTDFPGTLTLPTDVALREWMAIGEDVARRGIRKLVMVTSHGGNSAAMMLVAQDLRAKHRMLAVTTSWSRFGVPDGLFSGEELRYGIHGGAVETSIMLARYPHTVRQQAIADFRPTTIAMEKEFRWLSTQRPAPFAWQVQDLHPSGAVGDASKGSADKGEKLLDHGARAFCELLDDVDNFDVNRLAAGPNKSHK; encoded by the coding sequence ATGACTTCGCCCGTTCCACCCCGTGACTGGACCGACATCCACTGGCCCGATGTCACCGCGGCCGAGGCCGCGCGCTGGATCGCGGTGCTGCCGTTGGCGGCAACCGAGCAGCACGGCCCGCATTTGCCGCTGGAAACCGATGTCATGATCGGCGAGGCCTATCTGGCGCGGGTGCGCGAGCTGCTGCCCCCGGCGATCCCTGCCACCTTCCTGCCGATCCAGAAGGTCGGCATTTCCACCGAGCATACTGACTTCCCGGGCACGCTGACGCTGCCGACCGACGTCGCTCTGAGAGAGTGGATGGCGATCGGCGAAGACGTGGCGCGCAGAGGCATCCGCAAGCTCGTCATGGTGACGAGCCATGGCGGCAACAGTGCTGCGATGATGCTGGTGGCGCAGGATCTGCGCGCCAAACACCGGATGCTCGCGGTGACCACGAGCTGGTCGCGGTTCGGCGTTCCGGATGGATTGTTCTCAGGCGAAGAGCTGCGCTACGGCATTCACGGCGGCGCGGTCGAAACCTCGATCATGCTGGCGCGATATCCACACACCGTGCGCCAGCAAGCGATCGCGGATTTTCGACCCACGACCATCGCGATGGAAAAGGAATTCCGCTGGCTCTCGACACAACGGCCCGCCCCGTTCGCCTGGCAGGTGCAGGACCTGCACCCGAGTGGCGCGGTCGGCGACGCCAGCAAGGGCTCCGCGGACAAGGGCGAGAAGTTGCTCGACCACGGCGCGCGAGCGTTCTGCGAATTGCTTGATGACGTCGATAACTTCGACGTGAACAGACTGGCCGCCGGCCCGAATAAGTCACATAAGTAA